Proteins from a genomic interval of Polaribacter sp. Q13:
- a CDS encoding BLUF domain-containing protein: MKLRRIVYSSKATIKFNKRDLLDLLHDSRAYNTIDNISGVLIHKDGYFLQILEGEPKDLNNLLSRLQKDSRHSEFKIIDDRFVSKRMFLNWAMGCADFDDPSLSMIPGVLSGLNDPKVIEELINRLPEVATYLHNNLTYQQINGYKEDQNN; encoded by the coding sequence ATGAAATTACGTCGTATAGTTTATTCAAGTAAAGCCACTATTAAGTTTAATAAGCGAGATTTATTAGATTTACTTCACGATTCAAGAGCGTATAATACGATAGATAATATTAGTGGAGTGCTGATTCATAAGGATGGTTATTTTCTTCAGATTCTTGAAGGAGAGCCAAAAGACCTTAACAACCTTTTAAGTCGTTTGCAAAAAGATTCTAGGCATTCTGAATTTAAAATTATTGATGATCGTTTTGTGAGTAAACGGATGTTTTTAAATTGGGCAATGGGTTGTGCCGATTTTGATGACCCTTCTTTAAGTATGATTCCTGGAGTTCTTAGTGGTTTAAACGATCCGAAAGTAATTGAAGAACTTATTAATCGACTTCCTGAAGTGGCCACTTATTTGCATAATAAT